In Aquiflexum balticum DSM 16537, a single genomic region encodes these proteins:
- a CDS encoding YqaA family protein produces MKKKKFLDDKTRFLIRNILKGFLYLIFLIVVYFLIKSYFSEEERMEWFGRIYDNVPLVMSVFVASEILFGVIPPEVFMLWSLKTGLIGSYFPSIGLLSVISYLAGFSNFTIGAFAKDKSKILNGKNKIILKYRLLFQKYGAHLVVVACVSPLPFSAISLLAGAGGMDKKKYLWVSLLRIIRFFVYAYVIYKIEG; encoded by the coding sequence ATGAAAAAGAAAAAATTCTTAGATGACAAAACCCGATTTTTGATCCGGAATATTCTGAAAGGATTTCTTTATCTGATATTTTTGATCGTTGTATATTTTCTTATCAAAAGCTATTTTTCAGAAGAGGAACGAATGGAATGGTTTGGAAGAATCTATGACAATGTTCCTTTGGTCATGTCTGTTTTTGTAGCCTCAGAGATTTTGTTTGGCGTGATTCCGCCTGAGGTGTTTATGCTTTGGTCCCTTAAAACCGGCTTGATTGGGAGTTATTTTCCCAGTATAGGCCTGCTTTCTGTTATCTCTTACCTGGCAGGTTTTTCCAACTTCACCATCGGAGCATTCGCCAAAGACAAAAGCAAAATTCTAAATGGCAAAAATAAAATCATTCTAAAGTACCGGTTACTTTTCCAAAAATATGGAGCACATCTGGTCGTTGTCGCCTGTGTGAGCCCCCTTCCTTTTTCTGCTATCTCTCTGCTGGCCGGTGCCGGTGGAATGGACAAAAAAAAGTACCTATGGGTCAGTTTGCTCAGAATTATCAGATTTTTTGTCTATGCCTACGTTATATACAAAATTGAAGGCTAA
- a CDS encoding four-helix bundle copper-binding protein: MKRNELIIKLQECANACFHCADACLHEKDVSHMATCIQTDQVCGSVCLTTSKVLSGTFKEVDDLIKYCAKICGICAEECGKHAHDHCQACAKSCQSCKEACHAYLNN, encoded by the coding sequence ATGAAACGTAACGAATTGATAATCAAACTTCAGGAATGCGCCAATGCTTGTTTTCATTGTGCAGATGCATGCCTGCATGAAAAGGATGTCAGCCATATGGCAACCTGCATCCAAACAGATCAGGTCTGCGGTTCGGTATGCCTGACTACCAGTAAGGTGCTTTCCGGTACTTTCAAAGAAGTAGATGACCTCATAAAATATTGCGCAAAAATCTGTGGAATATGTGCCGAAGAATGTGGCAAACATGCGCATGACCATTGTCAGGCATGTGCCAAATCATGTCAAAGCTGCAAAGAAGCCTGTCATGCCTATTTGAACAATTAA
- a CDS encoding alpha/beta fold hydrolase translates to MKILFSLLLFSCLVFALILPVSGQEPVDLIRDLRKIHTPNGIEVLEQVELNGSKQWISIRGKDKSNPVLLVLHGGPASPLMPVSWAYQSPWEDYFTVVNWDQRAAGKNWMNTDTTLVAEQLEFRTLIRDAYYLVDHLRERLQQEKIFLMGYSYGSGIGIRMAARIPDKLHAYIGMGQMAPGKPEQVIYNRLLDLAKEAQHVEALRELEALAPYPAADGATPMKKIITVRKWARYFNGGWYGKQDFKLFFSLPELSPDYSPEEIQSLDVSTAWITRKILAQGGAGDFPMDFRIPVVMMMGMHDLHTPYESVVNYWEQLSAPNKQLITFDYSGHMPFLEEPGKFLVELVNKVRPLAD, encoded by the coding sequence ATGAAGATTCTCTTTTCCTTATTGCTTTTCTCTTGTTTGGTTTTTGCACTGATTTTACCCGTATCAGGTCAGGAACCTGTGGATTTGATCCGGGATCTCCGCAAGATACACACGCCAAATGGCATTGAAGTTCTGGAACAGGTCGAACTCAATGGCTCCAAGCAATGGATAAGTATCCGAGGTAAAGACAAGTCAAATCCGGTTTTATTGGTATTGCATGGGGGACCGGCAAGTCCATTGATGCCGGTAAGTTGGGCTTATCAGAGTCCTTGGGAAGATTATTTTACCGTGGTAAATTGGGATCAGCGCGCTGCCGGGAAAAATTGGATGAATACCGATACTACTCTTGTGGCTGAGCAACTTGAATTCCGGACACTGATTCGGGATGCTTACTATCTTGTGGATCACTTAAGGGAACGTCTTCAGCAGGAGAAAATCTTCCTCATGGGATATTCCTATGGCTCAGGAATAGGCATCCGTATGGCTGCCCGCATTCCTGACAAACTTCATGCTTATATTGGCATGGGCCAAATGGCTCCCGGCAAACCTGAACAGGTAATCTACAACCGGTTGCTTGATTTGGCTAAAGAGGCTCAACATGTTGAAGCCCTTCGGGAATTGGAAGCCTTGGCACCTTATCCTGCAGCTGATGGTGCCACTCCGATGAAGAAAATAATTACTGTTCGCAAATGGGCCAGATACTTCAATGGAGGTTGGTACGGTAAGCAGGATTTTAAACTTTTCTTTTCCCTTCCCGAATTGTCTCCGGATTACAGTCCCGAAGAAATCCAAAGCTTGGATGTCAGCACCGCCTGGATTACCCGCAAAATTCTCGCTCAAGGCGGCGCAGGCGATTTTCCAATGGATTTTCGGATCCCGGTGGTCATGATGATGGGCATGCATGACTTACATACGCCTTACGAATCTGTGGTTAATTATTGGGAACAGCTTTCCGCGCCAAACAAGCAGTTGATCACCTTCGATTATAGTGGTCATATGCCATTTTTGGAAGAACCAGGCAAGTTTTTGGTGGAACTTGTAAATAAAGTAAGACCCTTGGCAGATTGA
- a CDS encoding GIN domain-containing protein has translation MKIKSILSLLLLMGIIASCNVGINNYTETVEIEGVKRLKLSGVFNVTISQYDQESLEISGSEDLVKKLIVKQTGDLLELTLREKDQGGFLKNNSVQVNLVIADLTELKFEGAGNIRTSEILTLENLRISGNGVGNIQLEIAAESVDSRLNFVGNMELKGETDEFKLVNEGIGNIDASQFTAQRVDLVSSGIGAVSVHCEDELSIRVDGIGSVSYTGNPTVISEKISGLGKINRN, from the coding sequence ATGAAAATCAAATCCATTTTATCGCTATTGCTCCTGATGGGAATTATTGCTTCCTGTAATGTCGGCATCAACAATTATACTGAAACCGTAGAAATTGAGGGCGTCAAAAGGCTAAAGCTCAGTGGGGTGTTCAATGTCACTATTTCCCAATATGACCAAGAGTCTTTGGAAATATCCGGCAGTGAAGACCTGGTCAAAAAACTTATAGTCAAGCAGACCGGAGATTTGTTGGAATTGACTTTGCGGGAAAAAGATCAGGGCGGTTTTTTAAAGAATAACAGCGTTCAGGTGAATCTTGTTATTGCTGATCTTACAGAGCTTAAATTTGAAGGGGCAGGAAATATTAGAACTTCTGAGATCCTGACCTTGGAAAATCTTCGCATTTCGGGAAATGGGGTAGGAAATATTCAATTGGAAATAGCAGCTGAATCTGTTGATTCCAGATTGAATTTTGTAGGAAATATGGAATTGAAAGGAGAGACCGATGAATTCAAATTGGTCAATGAAGGCATAGGCAATATTGATGCTTCCCAATTCACCGCCCAAAGGGTGGATTTGGTAAGTTCGGGCATTGGGGCTGTTTCCGTTCACTGTGAAGATGAACTGAGTATCCGGGTCGATGGCATTGGATCTGTGAGTTACACCGGAAATCCCACTGTCATCAGTGAAAAAATCTCAGGCCTTGGAAAGATAAACCGGAATTGA
- a CDS encoding MFS transporter, which translates to MEKIQLGLKENWKQFTLLVIINAFVGGMVGLERSILPQIAEVEFEIAAKTAILSFIIVFGIIKAISNYFAGAFANKIGRKNLLVLGWVFGLPVPFMLMFAPSWDWIVAANVLLGINQGLAWSSTVVMKIDLVGEKQRGFAMGLNEFAGYLAVAIVAFLTGYIAVEYGLRPYPFILGIGLAVLGLLGSIFLIKDTRKHVAAENSYSEIPLLQNIFWETTWKHPNLGSVTQAGLVNNLNDGMAWGIFPILLASKGFSLEAIGIVTAVYPAVWGFGQLFTGKMADIYNKKHLLFLGMFLQSIALGLFLFADSLTHYIILSASLGWGTAMVYPTFLATVAENTHPKDRANSVGVFRLWRDLGYAIGAILTGLIADALGLEASMMTIAFLTLASAMIIAIRMR; encoded by the coding sequence ATGGAAAAAATTCAACTGGGTTTAAAGGAAAACTGGAAGCAATTTACCCTTCTTGTGATTATCAATGCTTTTGTGGGCGGAATGGTAGGTTTGGAAAGAAGCATTCTTCCCCAGATCGCAGAAGTGGAATTTGAGATAGCTGCCAAGACTGCCATCCTTTCTTTTATCATTGTTTTTGGTATAATAAAGGCAATTTCCAATTATTTTGCCGGGGCTTTTGCCAATAAAATCGGCAGAAAAAATCTCTTGGTGCTGGGTTGGGTTTTCGGACTTCCTGTTCCCTTTATGCTCATGTTTGCGCCATCCTGGGATTGGATTGTAGCTGCTAACGTGCTTTTGGGGATCAACCAAGGTCTGGCATGGAGTAGCACGGTAGTGATGAAAATCGATCTGGTTGGAGAAAAACAGCGCGGTTTTGCCATGGGACTGAATGAATTTGCCGGGTATTTGGCAGTGGCCATTGTTGCTTTCCTTACCGGATATATCGCTGTAGAATACGGACTCAGACCCTATCCCTTTATTCTTGGAATTGGCTTGGCTGTGCTTGGACTTTTGGGCAGTATATTTTTGATCAAGGATACCAGAAAGCATGTAGCCGCCGAAAATAGCTATTCAGAAATTCCATTGCTTCAAAACATCTTTTGGGAAACTACCTGGAAACACCCTAACCTGGGTTCGGTCACCCAGGCCGGTTTGGTCAACAACCTCAATGATGGAATGGCCTGGGGGATTTTTCCCATTCTTTTGGCTTCCAAAGGTTTCTCATTGGAAGCCATCGGAATTGTCACCGCAGTGTATCCTGCTGTTTGGGGTTTCGGACAACTATTTACGGGAAAAATGGCTGATATCTACAACAAGAAACACCTCCTTTTTTTAGGAATGTTTCTTCAGAGTATAGCTTTGGGACTGTTTCTATTTGCAGACAGTCTTACCCATTATATAATTCTATCCGCAAGTCTGGGATGGGGAACGGCCATGGTTTACCCTACTTTCCTGGCTACGGTTGCAGAAAACACCCATCCAAAGGACCGGGCCAATTCGGTTGGTGTATTCAGGCTTTGGCGGGATTTGGGCTATGCCATTGGAGCCATTCTGACAGGATTGATCGCAGATGCTTTGGGCCTGGAAGCTTCCATGATGACTATTGCCTTCCTGACCTTGGCTTCTGCCATGATAATTGCGATTAGGATGAGATAG
- a CDS encoding IS1380 family transposase, producing the protein MKVVKSNSISAFGGMNFVFEHLNKLNISDILSDSLPKLNPNSRYSWKDLFYSFLSIYYCGGDCIEDIHTNLRPHFENNPYIKLPSPDTLLKRLSELATENQICKTKRGSVEHEFNSNEELCKLNMAILSKLGVLNSQELTLDYDNTIIFNEKSDSKMTYKRDYGYQPGVCTINEEHIFYIENRNGNSDAKSFQIDTLQRMFGALEKVKTPKVSHFRADAASYQYEVIELLNEKSEFFYVGCRNSYVEKHFTQVQDWTTAKDEFGELQVGSILITPFSQQAREYKATPKPYRLLVKRRLRNDGQMNIITQDAYDYRAILTNNFDMTDLEVANFYAKRGNMERQFDILKNDFGWQCLPFSSLNKNSVFLYFSAICRNLYNNVINYFSTKCKSIKPTDRIKKFIFRFIILPAKWIKQSRQMKLKVYNPAFVYT; encoded by the coding sequence ATGAAAGTAGTAAAATCAAATTCAATATCAGCATTTGGAGGGATGAATTTCGTTTTTGAACACCTTAACAAGCTGAATATTAGTGATATCCTATCTGATTCTTTACCTAAATTAAACCCCAATTCTCGTTATTCATGGAAAGATTTATTTTATTCTTTCCTGTCAATTTATTATTGTGGTGGGGACTGCATTGAAGATATACACACCAATTTAAGGCCGCATTTTGAAAACAATCCTTATATAAAATTACCTAGTCCTGATACTTTACTGAAGCGCCTGTCTGAGTTAGCCACTGAAAATCAGATTTGTAAAACTAAGAGAGGTTCAGTTGAGCATGAATTTAATAGTAATGAAGAATTATGTAAACTAAACATGGCAATACTGTCAAAACTTGGGGTATTAAATTCTCAGGAATTGACGCTTGACTACGATAATACTATCATTTTTAATGAAAAAAGCGATAGTAAAATGACTTATAAAAGGGATTATGGTTATCAACCCGGTGTGTGTACAATAAACGAAGAACATATCTTTTACATCGAGAATAGAAATGGTAATTCCGATGCTAAGTCATTCCAAATTGATACTTTACAACGCATGTTTGGAGCTTTGGAAAAAGTTAAAACTCCAAAAGTTTCACATTTCAGAGCAGATGCAGCATCTTATCAATATGAAGTCATTGAGTTGTTGAATGAAAAATCTGAGTTTTTCTATGTAGGTTGTAGAAACAGTTACGTGGAAAAACATTTTACACAGGTTCAGGATTGGACAACAGCCAAAGATGAATTTGGGGAATTACAAGTAGGTTCAATCTTGATCACTCCTTTTTCACAACAAGCCAGAGAATATAAAGCTACTCCCAAGCCGTATCGCCTTTTGGTAAAACGCAGGTTAAGAAATGATGGCCAAATGAACATAATCACACAGGATGCCTATGATTACCGTGCAATATTGACCAATAATTTTGATATGACTGATTTGGAAGTCGCTAATTTTTACGCCAAGCGGGGCAACATGGAAAGACAGTTTGACATCTTAAAAAATGATTTTGGTTGGCAATGCCTCCCTTTTTCTTCGTTAAACAAAAACTCAGTATTCCTCTATTTTTCAGCAATTTGCAGAAACCTATACAATAATGTGATTAACTATTTTTCAACTAAATGCAAAAGTATAAAACCCACCGACCGAATTAAAAAATTTATTTTTCGATTTATAATTCTTCCTGCAAAATGGATAAAACAAAGCAGACAAATGAAGCTAAAAGTATATAATCCAGCTTTTGTATATACCTGA
- a CDS encoding Crp/Fnr family transcriptional regulator, protein MNQNNKFSSLFNYFDQFQKLNPKAEEALGNICREVHILKNKDLQSIGHTCRTIYFVKKGMARIYYYKDGTEITESFAFENSLIARVESLFTGKPSKKGIQVLEDSDFIGISSPSLFELYDSYPEIERLFRKIFEAAYVETVNRLESIQFHSAEERYRDLLKTSPDILQRVPLKHIASYLGITQVSLSRIRAKY, encoded by the coding sequence ATGAATCAGAACAATAAATTTTCTTCACTCTTCAACTATTTCGACCAGTTTCAGAAATTAAACCCAAAGGCCGAAGAGGCCCTTGGGAATATCTGCCGCGAAGTCCATATTCTCAAAAACAAAGATCTTCAATCTATTGGCCATACCTGTAGGACGATTTATTTTGTCAAAAAAGGCATGGCCAGGATCTACTACTATAAAGATGGGACTGAAATCACAGAATCCTTTGCTTTTGAAAATTCACTGATCGCCAGAGTGGAAAGCCTTTTTACCGGTAAGCCAAGCAAAAAAGGTATTCAGGTTTTGGAAGACTCCGATTTTATCGGGATCAGTTCGCCTTCACTTTTTGAATTGTATGACAGTTACCCGGAAATTGAAAGATTGTTCAGGAAGATTTTTGAAGCTGCTTATGTGGAAACGGTAAACAGATTGGAAAGCATCCAATTCCACTCTGCCGAAGAGCGCTATCGGGATCTTTTGAAAACTTCCCCTGATATTCTGCAGCGCGTTCCGCTCAAACATATTGCCTCCTATTTGGGAATCACCCAAGTCAGCCTGAGTAGAATCAGAGCCAAATATTGA